In the genome of bacterium, the window TGGCCTCTCCATCCCATTCATCCCCTTCATCGGTGGCTAAATAGCCGCGCCTTATCTTGGGAAAGCCTCTTTGATCCCCCCGTCCACCGGCAGCATGGCGCCGGTCGTCTTGGCCGCCTTATCGGAAGCCAGGAACAACACCGCTTCGGCCACATCCTCGGACTTCACCTGGCTCTTCAAGAGGTTGCGGTCGATATAGAACTTCTTGAGTTGCTCGATCGAGACCCCGTGGGCCTTGGCCCTTTGGCGGCTCACCGACTCCCAAAGCTTGGAACCCTCGAAGATGGCGTCGGGGTTCACCACGTTCACGCGAATACGGTCCGACCCATGCTCCATCGCCAGGATCTTGGCCAGTTGGGCCGAGGCGGCCTTGGCGGCACTGTAAGCCGCGAAATCCTTGCCCGGCGCCGTCACGTTCTTGCTGGCGTTCAGGATGAAGACCCCGCCGATGCCCTGGCGGGTCATGATGCGCACCGTTTCCCGGGCGACCAGGAAATGGCCGGTGGCATTGACGCGCATGGCCAATTCCCAATCCTTCAGGGCCATATCCTTGATAGGCGAACTCTTGGCGATGCCCGCGTTCGAAAAGACGATGTCCAGCCCCCCAAAGGCTCGGACACAGGCGGCGAAAGCCTGTTCCACGCTCCGCTCATCCCCGACGTCCAGACGGGTCCACAAAGCGGCTCCATCCCCGAACTTGGCGCGGATCTCCTGGGCGGTCCTGGAAGCCCCTTCCCCATCCAGGTCGGTCACAAAGACCTGGGCCCCCTCCTGGGCGAAAGCGAGGGCCGTCACCTTGCCGATACCGCTGGCCCCGCCGGTCACCAAGACAATGCGGCGGGAGAATTCCTTTTCCTTGGGCAAAAGGGTCAGTTTGTAGTTCTCCAGGGGCCAATACTCGAAACGGTGGATCTCCTTCTCGTTGATGGCCTGGAACTTTTGGATGGCCGAGGCGTTCTGGATGACCCTCAAGTTGTGGTGGTAAAGGTCCTGCACGATCTTGGCGGCCTGCCAATTCTTGCCCGTCGTCACCATCCCCACCCCGGGGATCAGGATGATGCGAGGATAAGGGTCCAATTGGATGAGGTTCCCCTCTTTATACTTCTCGAAATAGCGGACATATCTCTTCTTATAAGAGGCCAATTCCCCAACCAATTGCTCGCTCAAAGCCTGGGCATCCTTAGCGGGTTTTGCCACGAATAAGGGCCAAGGCTTGATGTGCATCAAGTGATCCGGGGTCATGGGGCCCAATTGGCTGGTCTTTGCGGCACCGGGGCGGCCGATGAAATCAAGGACTTCGGGCGAATCGTCCCACAGAAGCACCATCCGGGCCTTTTCACTGACCACCCCACGGATAACGGGGAGAACTTGAGCCAATACTTCATGGCGATCGGCCAGACCCTGGGTCGTTACCTTCCCGATGGGCGCCGGTCTTTTGCGCTTGGCCGCTCGGATGAATTTTTCGGCCTTGGTGCAGAAAGCGATGGTTCGGTCATAAGCTTCCTTCGGGGTCGAGCCCCAGGTGATGAGACCATGTTTATCGAGAATGACTCCCTTAAGCCTCAGATCCGACTTGGCGATGGCACCCACCCACTTGGAAAGGGTGAATCCGGGCCGGGTATAGGGCACCCAGGCCAGTTCGCCCCCAAAGAGCTTGGCGATCAAGGCCTTACTATTAGGGGTGTCGGTCAGGGATGTCATCGCGTCCGCGTGAGAATGATAGACATGGTCATGGGGCACGAAGGCATGGAGCAAGGTCTCGATGGAGGGCCGGGGTTGGTTCCCACCCATCATGGCCTGGCCCAGGTATTCGACCATTTCCTCGTCGGTCATCTTTTCCCGGCGTTCCAATAAAAGAAGGTCCTCCAAGCGCAAGCGGGTGAAGTGTTTGCGTTCGATGGTCCGCATATCGGACCCAGATCCTTTGATGTACATCACGGAGACCACATGACCCCGATGGTCCGGTTCCTCGCATTTCAGGGAACTATTACCCCCGCCCCAGACCACCAGCTCTGGATTCGCCCCGATCAAGCGGCTGGTATAGGCCAGCAAGTCCACGCCGGAGAGCTTTTTGGATTCGTTTTGAGACCAAAGGTTTTTCATGTTTTCTCCATTGAAAAGCTATCAGCGAACCATCATTTTTATAACAGAACTAAATCCTTGGACACCCTTCGTTGCTCCCAATTCCGACACCGCCGCCGCGCCCGCCGCGTTGCCCAACTTCATGCACCGCACCAGGTCCCACTTGAGGGATAAACCCTTGATGAAACCCGCGCAGAAGACATCCCCAGCTCCGGTGGTATCCACCACCTTGGTTTTATAGGCCGGCACCTGGATCTCCAACCCATCCTGCCGTTTGAGGAACGATCCCTTCTCGCCTTGCTTGATGACGACGCACTTGGCACCCATCCTTAGGAAGGCCTTGGCCGCCTTGACCGGGTCCGTATATCCCAGGAGCATCTTCACTTCCCGCTCGCTCGGGATGAAATAGTCCAAATGGGGGAGGCAGGGTTTGAGGGCCTTCATCCAGCGGCCCTTCAGGTCCCAAGCCGTATCCAGGGAGGTTGTCAGGCCCATTTGTTGAGCGCTGCTTAAGATTTGTGCCATCGGCTTCCCGTCCAGTTTGGGGAACAGGAAATATCCACCTATATGTAAGTGGGAAAAGGCCGACAAGTTTGAAAGTTTCAGGTCCGAGCGGTGGATGTGGTCGTTGGCGGCGACCGAATGGAGGAAGGAACGGCGGGCCCTGGAATCCACCAGTACGACCGTGGCCGAGGTGGAGACCTGGGGATCCCTCATCATGCCCTTGGTATCGACCCCGCCCTTGTTCAACACATCCAGGGCGAAGCGGCTGAAGTGGTCGGTGCCCACCTTGCCCCACAGGAAAGTTGGGACCCCCAGCTTGCTCAGCCCCAGGGCGGTATTGGAGGCGCATCCGCCCAAGGCCATTTCCACATGGTCCACGGACAAAAGTCCGCCCGGGGGCGGAAGCTTATCCACCGGCTTGACCAGCACGTCCACCAGGACGTTCCCCAGACAGACCACCCGGAAGGGCCGCACGGGACCGCTTAGAATCCGAACTGAAGACCGATCCCGTGGTCCTTCTTGCCGCCTCCAAGGATCTGGTGCAGGGCTTCGTTGATGAGCCTTTCCTCCAATTTTTTCAGGAGGATCTGTTTCGCGGCTTCCAGCTTGTCCGAGGCGTCCAGGAAGGCCACGAAATCCGCGATATCGCCGGCCCCCAATGGCCCCAGGGCCGGGGCTATCCCATGGCCCACGACCAATGAAAAACCCTTGTGAACGTCCTCTTCCTTGCCATTGGCCCGGGTAAAGACCGTACCGTCGTAGGTCTTGGTGGTATGAACGTCCTTCTCCTTGTCGTAATCGACCTCGAAAGTGGTCCCCCGCACACCGGTCACCACCCCGCCGGCCTCCACCTCGAAGCTCGACGAGGAGGTCTCCAATTTGTGGATGATGGTCCTGAGTTTCCCGAAGAGCATGGAGAACTTGGCCTTGAAGTCGGTACCGTGGATGTCCAGGTCCTTGATCTGGATGTCGGAAGAGGGGCCGATCTCCATGGTCCCGCCGTCCTTGAACTGCAGATAGACCGTCCCATCCTTGCCGGTGATGATCTCATCG includes:
- a CDS encoding FecR family protein: MGKKIAMVALFCVGLLFSGFVGTMTRVSADESKAASTPGPKPTNTRTHTPTKTFTPTKTHTPTKTYTPTRTPTDTRTPTGTPTPKVQLPPLYVAKVDGEAYLVHKGDKKKPDVPQKVEKDDEIITGKDGTVYLQFKDGGTMEIGPSSDIQIKDLDIHGTDFKAKFSMLFGKLRTIIHKLETSSSSFEVEAGGVVTGVRGTTFEVDYDKEKDVHTTKTYDGTVFTRANGKEEDVHKGFSLVVGHGIAPALGPLGAGDIADFVAFLDASDKLEAAKQILLKKLEERLINEALHQILGGGKKDHGIGLQFGF
- the rhaD gene encoding bifunctional rhamnulose-1-phosphate aldolase/short-chain dehydrogenase, translated to MKNLWSQNESKKLSGVDLLAYTSRLIGANPELVVWGGGNSSLKCEEPDHRGHVVSVMYIKGSGSDMRTIERKHFTRLRLEDLLLLERREKMTDEEMVEYLGQAMMGGNQPRPSIETLLHAFVPHDHVYHSHADAMTSLTDTPNSKALIAKLFGGELAWVPYTRPGFTLSKWVGAIAKSDLRLKGVILDKHGLITWGSTPKEAYDRTIAFCTKAEKFIRAAKRKRPAPIGKVTTQGLADRHEVLAQVLPVIRGVVSEKARMVLLWDDSPEVLDFIGRPGAAKTSQLGPMTPDHLMHIKPWPLFVAKPAKDAQALSEQLVGELASYKKRYVRYFEKYKEGNLIQLDPYPRIILIPGVGMVTTGKNWQAAKIVQDLYHHNLRVIQNASAIQKFQAINEKEIHRFEYWPLENYKLTLLPKEKEFSRRIVLVTGGASGIGKVTALAFAQEGAQVFVTDLDGEGASRTAQEIRAKFGDGAALWTRLDVGDERSVEQAFAACVRAFGGLDIVFSNAGIAKSSPIKDMALKDWELAMRVNATGHFLVARETVRIMTRQGIGGVFILNASKNVTAPGKDFAAYSAAKAASAQLAKILAMEHGSDRIRVNVVNPDAIFEGSKLWESVSRQRAKAHGVSIEQLKKFYIDRNLLKSQVKSEDVAEAVLFLASDKAAKTTGAMLPVDGGIKEAFPR
- a CDS encoding carbohydrate kinase family protein, with the translated sequence MRPFRVVCLGNVLVDVLVKPVDKLPPPGGLLSVDHVEMALGGCASNTALGLSKLGVPTFLWGKVGTDHFSRFALDVLNKGGVDTKGMMRDPQVSTSATVVLVDSRARRSFLHSVAANDHIHRSDLKLSNLSAFSHLHIGGYFLFPKLDGKPMAQILSSAQQMGLTTSLDTAWDLKGRWMKALKPCLPHLDYFIPSEREVKMLLGYTDPVKAAKAFLRMGAKCVVIKQGEKGSFLKRQDGLEIQVPAYKTKVVDTTGAGDVFCAGFIKGLSLKWDLVRCMKLGNAAGAAAVSELGATKGVQGFSSVIKMMVR